Proteins co-encoded in one Raphanus sativus cultivar WK10039 unplaced genomic scaffold, ASM80110v3 Scaffold0265, whole genome shotgun sequence genomic window:
- the LOC108830493 gene encoding dof zinc finger protein DOF3.1: MQDPAAYYQSMMAKQQQQQPEFPVQEELKCPRCDSPNTKFCYYNNYNLSQPRHFCKSCRRYWTKGGALRNVPVGGGTRKNAKRSTSSSPASSPSSNSNKKTKNTDPDLSSQTGSKPDTDPTRMLYGFPIGDQDVKGMEMVGGGSFSSLLASNMQLGLGGIVLDGSGWDTGMGLRRSEAGNGGGGGGVPWTDLAMNRVEKEGDDRRK, from the coding sequence atgcagGATCCAGCAGCTTATTACCAGTCGATGATGgcgaaacaacaacaacaacaaccggaGTTTCCGGTTCAAGAAGAGCTAAAGTGTCCTCGCTGTGACTCACCAAACACAAAATTCTGTTACTACAACAACTACAACCTGTCACAGCCCCGTCACTTTTGCAAAAGCTGCCGTCGTTACTGGACCAAAGGCGGGGCTCTCCGTAACGTCCCCGTCGGTGGCGGTACTCGCAAGAACGCAAAGCGATCGACCTCATCATCccctgcttcttctccttcctccaACAGCAACAAGAAGACCAAGAACACCGATCCTGATCTTAGTTCACAAACCGGGTCCAAACCGGATACGGATCCGACCCGGATGCTGTACGGGTTTCCTATCGGAGACCAAGACGTGAAAGGTATGGAGATGGTCGGTGGTGGAAGTTTCAGCTCGCTTTTGGCGTCGAATATGCAGTTGGGTCTAGGCGGGATCGTTCTCGACGGGTCGGGTTGGGATACGGGTATGGGTTTAAGGAGGAGCGAAGCGGGTaatggaggaggtggtggtggtgtccCGTGGACTGATCTGGCTATGAACAGAGTGGAGAAAGAAGGTGATGACCGAAGAAAGTAG